One window of the Eucalyptus grandis isolate ANBG69807.140 chromosome 8, ASM1654582v1, whole genome shotgun sequence genome contains the following:
- the LOC104414561 gene encoding serine/threonine-protein kinase BLUS1: MAHEDREEPTRKPQFPLDASSYKILNEIGSGVSAVVYKALCVPMGSAVVAIKSIDLDRSRTDLDSIRREAKTLSLLSHPNILNAHCSFTVDHCLWVVMPFMSAGSAQSVMASSFPEGLSEACIAVILRETLNALSYLHNQGHLHRDIKAGNILIDSGGAVKLADFGVSALIYEPGSGQGLSTSSSSSSLALTSITGTPYWMAPEVIHSHNGYGFKADIWSLGITALELAHGRPPLSHLPPSTSLLMKITKRFRFSDYEKHKKDDPVRRKFSKSFKDMVASCLCQDPSRRPTAEKLLKHSFFKNCKGSEFLAKHVLKGLPSVEDRHRQAKILLSLSMNKGGGDGGEEDDGAESGDPEGGKHRRISGWNFNEEGFELDPVFPNEVALHDSSAQQASFEGEGMDRDNVAGLKGPFELAGYTDQSSASSPTRAANESEDECSDHQGSVQVAIHNAAQGFDKDVMIGSLALLKRSLEDELQKVNSLMSLLGGGGDRRGVEIANREEQLVQVIDKLRAKLESEKKKNFELERELECLQHQISSAGGETTDDAPVRD, encoded by the coding sequence ATGGCCCATGAAGACCGAGAAGAGCCAACAAGAAAGCCGCAGTTCCCGCTCGACGCGAGCTCCTACAAGATCCTCAACGAGATTGGGTCTGGTGTCAGCGCGGTCGTGTACAAGGCCCTGTGCGTGCCGATGGGCTCGGCGGTGGTCGCGATCAAGTCCATCGACCTCGATCGCTCCCGCACCGACCTCGACAGCATCCGACGCGAGGCCAAGACGCTGTCGCTCCTCTCCCACCCCAACATCCTCAACGCCCACTGCTCCTTCACGGTGGACCACTGCCTCTGGGTGGTCATGCCCTTCATGTCCGCCGGCTCGGCGCAGTCCGTCATGGCGTCGTCCTTCCCGGAGGGTCTCTCCGAGGCGTGCATCGCTGTCATCCTCCGGGAAACCTTGAACGCCCTCTCCTACCTCCACAACCAGGGCCACTTACACAGGGACATCAAGGCGGGCAACATCCTCATCGACTCGGGAGGCGCCGTGAAGCTTGCTGACTTTGGTGTATCGGCCTTGATATACGAACCTGGTTCAGGCCAGGGGTTATCGACGTCTTCGAGTTCATCGTCGTTGGCGCTGACCAGTATCACTGGGACGCCCTATTGGATGGCACCGGAGGTGATACACTCGCACAACGGGTATGGATTCAAGGCCGATATATGGTCTCTTGGAATAACCGCGCTGGAATTGGCCCACGGTCGGCCTCCTCTATCTCATCTCCCGCCTTCGACATCTTTGCTCATGAAGATCACAAAGCGCTTCCGGTTCTCTGACTACGAGAAGCACAAGAAGGACGACCCAGTCCGAAGGAAGTTCTCGAAATCGTTCAAGGACATGGTGGCTTCTTGCCTCTGCCAAGATCCTTCCAGACGACCCACCGCAGAGAAGCTCTTGAAGCACTCTTTCTTCAAGAACTGCAAAGGGTCGGAGTTTCTTGCGAAGCACGTCTTGAAAGGGTTGCCTAGCGTCGAGGATAGACACCGGCAAGCCAAGATCTTACTGTCCTTGTCGATGAACAAGGGTGGCGGGGATGGGGGAGAGGAAGATGATGGTGCCGAGTCAGGTGATCCCGAGGGTGGTAAGCATAGGAGGATAAGCGGGTGGAATTTCAATGAGGAAGGGTTTGAGCTTGACCCGGTTTTCCCCAACGAAGTTGCTCTTCATGATTCATCAGCACAGCAAGCTAGTTTCGAAGGCGAGGGAATGGACCGAGACAACGTGGCCGGATTGAAAGGGCCCTTTGAATTGGCGGGCTATACTGACCAATCTAGCGCCAGCTCGCCTACCCGAGCTGCCAACGAGAGTGAAGATGAATGCAGCGACCATCAGGGAAGTGTTCAGGTGGCGATCCACAACGCGGCTCAAGGCTTTGATAAGGATGTGATGATTGGGAGCTTGGCGCTGCTGAAGAGGAGCTTGGAAGATGAACTGCAGAAAGTGAACAGTTTGATGAGTCTcctaggaggaggaggagatcggAGAGGTGTGGAAATAGCCAATAGAGAAGAGCAGTTGGTGCAGGTGATTGACAAGCTGAGGGCTAAGTTGGAgagtgagaagaagaagaatttcgaGTTGGAGAGAGAGTTGGAGTGTCTCCAGCACCAAATTAGCAGCGCTGGTGGCGAGACGACAGATGACGCGCCGGTTAGAGATTAA
- the LOC104414562 gene encoding uncharacterized protein LOC104414562 yields MVGADQKRKETGLAGTDPKRKKTRIVEQLFEVGQEAEMRTFAPGFRGAWFRCKIKRITNRQGNLRVALEYIDFPDEKISWTKVFQRPPYFPADAKLNQKKELMVRPRFPSVYHRSEMPDVRSISEVAVIVDDDWKVGDLVDWWFDDCYWSGRVTEVLADKKFQIELHPPPAGEGQSYEALSKDLRPSLDWSIENGWMVCSPHCAQLTKPLHEGRSLPSADMSRLQKVPLNINAPEKSPPETHTNSEKSPPEIYENSAVASSGLGKANSCDGVSSSNIRVASAEMEVSVSKENHDCDLHCPEKLKSDDHTLLNSMFSDTLEDAIIDLEELANRVIWLKDILQFGGHPSKNSKPSWKFLELRASANSK; encoded by the exons ATGGTTGGGGcagaccaaaaaagaaaagaaactggGTTGGCTGGGAcagacccaaaaagaaagaaaaccaggATCGTTGAGCAACTATTTGAAGTTGGACAGGAGGCTGAGATGAGAACTTTCGCCCCTGGTTTTCGAGGTGCTTGGTTTCGTTGCAAG ATAAAGAGGATTACAAATAGACAGGGGAACCTACGGGTGGCTTTGGAATACATTGATTTTCCAGATGAAA AAATATCGTGGACTAAAGTATTTCAAAGGCCACCCTACTTTCCTGCTGATGCTAAGCTAAATCAGAAGAAAGAATTGATGGTGCGCCCTCGCTTTCCTTCCGTCTACCATAGAAGTGAGATGCCTGATGTCAGATCCATCTCAGAGGTGGCAGTCATTGTTGATGATGACTGGAAGGTGGGAGATTTGGTGGATTGGTGGTTTGATGACTGTTATTGGTCTGGAAGAGTAACAGAAGTGTTGGCGGACAAAAAGTTCCAG aTTGAGCTACATCCTCCTCCAGCGGGTGAAGGACAATCGTATGAAGCTTTGTCCAAGGACCTAAGGCCATCTTTGGATTGGTCTATTGAAAATGGTTGGATG GTGTGTTCACCGCATTGTGCTCAGTTGACCAAGCCTCTCCATGAAG GTAGGTCGTTACCCTCTGCTGATATGTCCAGGCTGCAAAaagtgcctttgaacataaatgCCCCTGAGAAATCACCTCCAGAGACGCACACAAATTCCGAGAAATCACCACCAGAGATATATGAGAATTCTGCAGTGGCCAGCAGTGGCCTTGGAAAGGCCAATAGCTGTGATGGTGTTTCTAGTTCTAATATAAGGGTTGCATCAGCAGAAATGGAAGTGAGTGTTAGTAAGGAAAACCATGATTGTGATCTACACTGTCCAGAGAAGCTGAAAAGTGATGATCACACATTGTTAAATTCAATGTTCTCTGATACATTGGAAGATGCAATTATAGACCTTGAGGAACTTGCAAACCGGGTGATATGGCTCAAAGATATTTTACAGTTTGGGGGGCATCCATCAAAGAACTCAAAACCTTCATGGAAGTTCTTAGAGCTTCGTGCATCGGCCAATTCAAAATGA